One genomic window of Deltaproteobacteria bacterium includes the following:
- a CDS encoding aminopeptidase P family protein has protein sequence MRTLRLLLLLCLVPALAGAVDEAEFARRRRALMEQIPDGIVLLRSSSAMTWEASSFRQDPAFYYFTGLANAHQAILAIDGGAKETWLFAGPAPESTLFVPDLRGLESIFVAPGAESEHALGLEHVVPWDELTGVVGSRRTQDGKVALYVDSGGFAGALSLGGNTPKGVPPVEPSWAVWRKVVHDLWPDAEIKDATPILDSVRAVKSPAEIALLKNAADVTLPAFWSAVAAIRTGRRQRAVEAAVVSACVEAGAEGPSFWPWIRSGPSAGPASLFEALADYHNLDRAMMGGELVRVDLGCELRLYKADYGRTIPVSGRFDEGQREVLELLVGAYRAGVAQMRPGANQAGVFRATAAYVIERRDRLKTPLAREAAATVDERTAFFLHGIGLDLIETSPPVFRAGNVICYEPRLTARDQSFFVEDTFLITASGAERISPELPYTAEGLEKEIARRRRK, from the coding sequence GTGAGAACGCTGCGACTGCTCCTGCTGCTCTGCCTGGTTCCAGCGCTCGCGGGCGCGGTGGATGAGGCGGAGTTTGCCCGGCGCAGGCGCGCGCTCATGGAGCAGATTCCCGACGGCATCGTGCTGCTGCGATCCAGCTCGGCGATGACGTGGGAGGCTTCGTCCTTCCGCCAGGATCCCGCCTTCTATTACTTCACCGGCCTTGCCAACGCTCACCAGGCGATCCTCGCGATCGACGGCGGTGCGAAGGAAACGTGGCTGTTCGCGGGACCCGCCCCCGAGTCCACGCTCTTCGTCCCCGATCTTCGCGGGCTCGAGTCGATCTTCGTGGCGCCCGGAGCAGAATCAGAACACGCCCTCGGACTCGAGCACGTCGTCCCTTGGGACGAACTGACCGGCGTCGTCGGATCGAGGCGCACGCAGGATGGCAAGGTCGCGCTGTATGTCGACAGCGGCGGCTTCGCCGGCGCTCTCTCGCTGGGCGGGAATACGCCCAAGGGCGTACCTCCGGTCGAGCCGTCCTGGGCCGTCTGGCGGAAAGTCGTCCACGATCTCTGGCCCGACGCGGAGATCAAGGATGCAACGCCGATCCTAGACTCGGTCCGGGCAGTGAAGTCGCCGGCGGAGATTGCGCTGCTGAAGAATGCGGCGGACGTGACGCTGCCGGCTTTCTGGAGCGCGGTCGCCGCCATCAGAACGGGAAGGCGCCAGCGCGCGGTGGAGGCAGCAGTGGTCTCGGCATGCGTGGAAGCAGGAGCGGAAGGGCCTTCGTTCTGGCCCTGGATTCGTAGCGGACCGTCGGCGGGACCGGCTTCTCTCTTCGAGGCGCTCGCGGACTACCACAACCTCGATCGCGCGATGATGGGCGGCGAGCTGGTCCGCGTCGACCTGGGCTGCGAGCTTCGTTTGTACAAGGCGGACTACGGCCGGACGATCCCCGTCTCCGGCCGATTCGACGAGGGTCAGCGCGAAGTTCTCGAGCTCCTCGTCGGGGCGTACCGGGCGGGCGTGGCGCAGATGCGTCCCGGGGCAAACCAGGCAGGTGTCTTTCGTGCGACGGCCGCCTATGTCATCGAGCGGCGAGACCGCCTGAAGACGCCATTGGCACGGGAAGCGGCGGCAACGGTCGACGAGCGCACCGCGTTCTTCCTCCACGGCATCGGCCTCGATCTGATCGAGACGAGTCCGCCGGTGTTCCGGGCTGGCAACGTCATCTGCTATGAGCCGCGGTTGACGGCGCGTGATCAATCGTTCTTCGTCGAGGATACGTTCCTGATCACGGCCAGCGGGGCGGAACGGATCAGCCCCGAGCTGCCGTACACGGCCGAGGGGCTGGAGAAGGAGATCGCGAGGCGACGACGAAAATGA
- a CDS encoding helix-turn-helix transcriptional regulator — protein sequence MSSMQALLETPSVLVSRFDHGGGPVPAGTAEEVCDHYCINFVDSGEFGLGIGRRFWRLRRGAAFAWHPRTVQRYVHFEGVPADTCMTIRFRDGFEREIEREGWLAGTAHVPVFHPGNRLAFLRLQLDRILQRRSVAALDSWTTELIEAAVRPQLPHRIYDELQLRRHAARVELAHERILLHSDEPHTLASLASSVGMSPFHFARVFRSLIGAPPHRLLRDVRLDRARSMLLDGESVTTTCYAVGFGNLSHFIRSFRRRFGTAPSLLRKKAQAGTSSDVA from the coding sequence ATGAGCTCGATGCAGGCCCTTCTCGAGACTCCCAGCGTTCTCGTCTCGCGCTTCGATCATGGCGGCGGTCCGGTGCCCGCGGGGACGGCGGAGGAGGTCTGCGACCACTACTGCATCAACTTCGTCGATTCCGGCGAGTTCGGTCTGGGCATCGGGAGGCGGTTCTGGCGCCTCAGGCGCGGTGCCGCGTTCGCCTGGCATCCGCGCACCGTCCAAAGGTACGTCCACTTCGAAGGCGTGCCCGCGGATACGTGCATGACGATCCGCTTTCGCGACGGCTTCGAGCGCGAGATCGAGCGCGAGGGCTGGCTCGCGGGAACCGCACACGTGCCCGTGTTCCATCCCGGCAACCGGCTCGCGTTCCTCCGCCTGCAACTCGATCGCATCCTGCAGCGCCGCAGCGTCGCGGCGCTCGATTCCTGGACGACGGAGCTGATCGAGGCGGCGGTCCGTCCGCAGCTGCCGCATCGCATCTACGACGAGCTCCAGCTCCGCCGCCACGCTGCCCGCGTCGAGCTGGCGCACGAGAGGATCCTTCTGCACTCCGACGAGCCACACACGCTCGCCTCGCTTGCGTCGTCCGTGGGGATGAGCCCTTTCCATTTCGCGCGCGTGTTCCGGTCGCTGATCGGAGCGCCGCCGCACCGGCTGCTGCGCGACGTCCGCCTCGATCGAGCCCGCTCCATGCTGCTCGACGGCGAGAGCGTCACCACCACCTGCTACGCCGTCGGTTTCGGAAACCTCAGCCACTTCATCCGCTCGTTCCGGCGCCGGTTCGGGACTGCGCCCTCGCTGCTGCGCAAGAAAGCGCAAGCGGGGACGTCGTCCGACGTCGCATAG